In Ignavibacteria bacterium, the sequence ACCTGCTTTTAATTTTAGCATATAATTTTGTAATGCTATTGTATATTATTGTATCTTTTTAAAAGAGATGTACCCAAACAATATTATTAAAATTTTTCTTTAGATGGAATACAGCAAATTGGTAATTGGAAAAAAATGCTACCTTACCCCGCTCGAACTTACTGACGCTGATAAAGTAGCAAAGTGGCAGAATGATTTAAAAGTTCAAATGAATTTTGACCTCGTGTTTACGTTAACCGCTGACGATATCAGGTATTATTTACCCGAAGCTAAAAAGACATCAAGGATTTTTGGTATCGTCGAAAAGGAAACAGAGAAACTTATAGGGGTAACAGGTCTGCACGATATTGATCATATCAGCCGCCACGCAATGTTGAGTATTTACGTTGGTGAGCAGGATTACAGAGCCAACGGTTTTGGAACAGAAGCAGTAAAACTTACTCTCGACTTCGGTTTCAATATGCTTAACCTTCATAACATTGCCCTGTTTGTAATTCGGTTC encodes:
- a CDS encoding GNAT family protein; its protein translation is MEYSKLVIGKKCYLTPLELTDADKVAKWQNDLKVQMNFDLVFTLTADDIRYYLPEAKKTSRIFGIVEKETEKLIGVTGLHDIDHISRHAMLSIYVGEQDYRANGFGTEAVKLTLDFGFNMLNLHNIALFVIRFNKSAIKVYEKCGFKHAGVKRQSKILGNEKFDMLMMDILADEFKSVYVKQVLKDIKK